The window CCGCTCCCAGTGCCCGGACGGCCCTGAGGGCCGCGTGCATGGTGGCGCCGGTCGCGAGGCCGTCGTCCACGAGCAGCGCGGTGCGCCCTGTCAGGATGAGCGGCGGGCGGCCGGCGCGGTACCGCGCCTCACGCCGCGCGAGTTCCCGCAGTTCGTGGCGGCGAACGTCCTCGACCGCCCCGGGCGGGAGAGGCAGGCGGGCCAGCAGGTCGCGGTTCAGCCATTCCACGCCGCCGGTCGCGACGGCGCCCATGGCGACCTCCGGCTGGAAGGGCAGGCCGAGTTTGCGCACCATGAACACGTCCAGCGGCGCCGCGAGGGCGCGGGCGACCTCGGCGGCCACCGGGACGCCGCCGCGCGGCAGGCCCAGCACGACGGCGTCCGGCCAGGGGTGCAGGCGGCGGAGGTGGTCGCCGAGCTGCCGGCCGGCGTCGTGCCGATCCCGGAAGGGCAGCCGCGTGGTGGAGTCAGGGGGTGAGTCG is drawn from Deinococcus ficus and contains these coding sequences:
- a CDS encoding phosphoribosyltransferase, with the protein product MESDSPPDSTTRLPFRDRHDAGRQLGDHLRRLHPWPDAVVLGLPRGGVPVAAEVARALAAPLDVFMVRKLGLPFQPEVAMGAVATGGVEWLNRDLLARLPLPPGAVEDVRRHELRELARREARYRAGRPPLILTGRTALLVDDGLATGATMHAALRAVRALGAARVAVAVPVAPPDTGEALQPLADEVICLHTPPGFRAVGQYYRAFPQTTDEEVLAALQGRQD